From a region of the Haematobia irritans isolate KBUSLIRL chromosome 4, ASM5000362v1, whole genome shotgun sequence genome:
- the LOC142234449 gene encoding uncharacterized protein LOC142234449 codes for MLIHTFKHKTTRNNIHHITRQYSSPPKRVATNNSIGVTDESAATLAVGSNNSSSSSIYAKQLHFSPHQLRTRHHQSYLSSVIAVVLGVTLLPLVPPCDAVGYSYSRFRGPVSGPEYRIHVRNSNVDGSAAGSTRHHLHSHRYRPDDEESRLDYVAKPEYEFAYGVEDAQAHILHNRNEMRDGDTVKGVYSTVDPDGTVRVVKYTADDVNGFQAEVIRNGISAIHGQLQEDSPITIAHSNNGNNHNGYYRYHYPTNMPNNGNHYHHSTQHYPPEGNHDTLPSPMVDYNNQNNPNLNHYDQNNYHGNYYNTNQDNSNRDEYLPQYEVTEEPVSDSHTNEDEDEDSVDQYNRLKGSEDKKKVNDDDYDDEDDDDEEDDYDDSEELEDYEDAVKKQGASNDNDDYY; via the exons ATGTTAATTCACACATTTAAACATAAAACTACACGGAATAACATCCATCACATTACACGGCAATACTCGTCACCACCCAAGAGAGTAGCGACAAACAATAGCATTGGAGTAACAGATGAATCAGCAGCAACATTAGCAGTAGGCAGTAACAACTCCAGTAGCAGCAGCATCTATGCCAAACAGCTTCATTTTTCACCCCATCAACTACGCACTCGCCATCATCAGAGTTATCTATCATCGGTAATAGCTGTAGTTTTAGGTGTCACCTTATTGCCATTGGTACCACCATGTGATGCTGTTGGTTATTCATACAGCCGTTTCCGTGGTCCCGTCTCGGGTCCAGAATATCGCATACATGTACGCAATAGCAATGTTGATGGTTCAGCTGCTGGTAGCACGCGTCATCATCTTCATTCGCATCGCTATCGTCCCGATGATGAGGAGTCACGCTTGGATTATGTTGCCAAACCGGAATATGAATTTGCATACGGCGTGGAAGATGCTCAAGCTCATATTTTACACAATCGCAATGAGATGCGCGACGGTGATACTGTAAAGGGGGTTTATAG CACTGTCGATCCAGATGGAACAGTCCGCGTTGTCAAGTACACCGCCGATGATGTCAATGGCTTTCAAGCTGAAGTTATAAGAAATGGTATCTCAGCAATACATGGCCAACTACAAGAAGATTCACCCATTACAATCGCCCATAGTAATAATGGCAACAACCATAATGGATACTATAGATATCACTATCCTACGAATATGCCCAACAATGGTAATCACTATCACCATTCAACTCAACATTATCCACCAGAGGGCAATCATGACACTCTACCTTCACCTATGGTGGATTACAATAACCAAAACAATCCCAATTTAAATCACTATGATCAAAATAATTACCACGGAAATTATTATAATACGAATCAGGATAACAGTAATCGTGATGAATATCTGCCACAATATGAAGTAACTGAGGAACCAGTTAGTGATAGCCATACTAATGAAGATGAGGACGAAGATTCAGTGGATCAGTACAATAGACTTAAAGGTTCGGAAGATAAGAAAAAAGTTAATGATGACGATTATGATGATGAAGACGATGACGATGAAGAAGATGATTACGATGACTCGGAAGAGTTGGAAGATTATGAAGATGCAGTTAAAAAGCAAGGAGCAAGTAATGACAATGACGACTACTACTAA